From a single Arthrobacter sp. SLBN-112 genomic region:
- a CDS encoding GatB/YqeY domain-containing protein, with the protein MSLKEKLKGDVIVHMKAGNKVGLTTVRNVLGEIETREKSGKTPVELDDLQITALLQKEAAKRRDTAATYSSAGHHDRAQAEIAEAEVIEAYLPKALTREEAEHIVDEVIAGLKADGTELTMRSMGAVMKSVTPKIGGRFDGKAISEIVKARLA; encoded by the coding sequence ATGTCACTGAAGGAAAAGCTGAAGGGCGATGTCATCGTCCACATGAAGGCGGGCAACAAGGTTGGCCTGACCACCGTGCGCAACGTCCTGGGCGAAATCGAGACGCGGGAGAAATCCGGCAAGACCCCGGTGGAGCTCGATGACCTACAGATCACCGCCCTCCTGCAGAAGGAAGCGGCCAAACGCCGTGACACCGCCGCCACCTATTCTTCGGCCGGCCATCACGACCGGGCCCAGGCCGAGATCGCCGAAGCCGAGGTCATTGAGGCCTACCTCCCTAAAGCCCTGACCCGGGAGGAAGCCGAACACATCGTCGATGAGGTCATCGCCGGCCTGAAAGCGGACGGCACGGAACTGACGATGCGCTCCATGGGCGCGGTCATGAAATCTGTCACCCCCAAAATTGGCGGCCGCTTTGACGGCAAGGCCATCAGCGAGATTGTGAAGGCCCGCCTGGCGTGA
- a CDS encoding alpha/beta fold hydrolase, which produces MAAGLFAALLLAAAPFIRARESEVTGAVLCGFAVGWGLLALLSARFTDQPQRWAAAPAIFMGASGLLLAWFGAPVDVVLSWVWPPALLALAIWMFFRSRQQLHSRSRQWVLYPVIAVLALASVGGASQTLGAAADAQAFPMPGQLLDVGGYSLHLNCTGTGSPTVVLQPGAGEMSSNHILISAAVSARTRVCVYDRAGRGWSGPADTVQDATQISADLHSLLHSGNVPGPYVLAGHSFGGLYVQTFAANYPDEVAGMVLIDSTNRAPAAVSRPVAVRGGYNLLGRVTAFISIVGRVGLLRLYAPFEDVNSLPPQQRDEIRANIADPGNMRSTLDEYVQANTSMEEAASLQDFAGKPLVVLTAGVGNDAKHEASQNGLATLSTNSLHKTIDFASHESLVAEPDAAAITTQAILDVVGSVRTAAPLAK; this is translated from the coding sequence ATGGCTGCAGGACTCTTCGCTGCTCTGCTCCTGGCAGCTGCCCCTTTCATCCGGGCGCGTGAGAGCGAGGTCACGGGTGCGGTGCTGTGCGGCTTTGCGGTGGGGTGGGGCCTGTTGGCCCTTCTGTCAGCCCGGTTCACTGACCAGCCGCAGCGATGGGCTGCAGCACCTGCGATTTTCATGGGGGCGTCCGGTTTGCTGTTGGCGTGGTTCGGCGCCCCGGTGGATGTCGTGCTCAGCTGGGTGTGGCCGCCCGCCCTGCTGGCCTTGGCGATCTGGATGTTTTTCCGTTCACGCCAGCAACTGCATAGCCGGAGCAGGCAATGGGTGCTTTACCCGGTCATCGCGGTGCTGGCCCTTGCCTCGGTAGGTGGCGCCTCCCAGACGCTGGGCGCGGCGGCTGATGCGCAGGCCTTCCCAATGCCGGGCCAGCTGCTCGACGTGGGTGGCTACAGCCTGCACCTCAACTGCACAGGCACGGGAAGCCCCACCGTGGTGCTCCAGCCCGGAGCCGGTGAGATGTCATCCAACCACATACTGATTTCGGCGGCGGTGTCCGCCCGGACACGGGTCTGCGTCTACGATCGGGCCGGCAGGGGCTGGAGCGGGCCCGCCGACACGGTCCAGGACGCCACGCAGATATCTGCGGACCTTCATTCCCTGCTGCACAGCGGCAACGTACCGGGGCCCTACGTGCTGGCTGGTCATTCCTTTGGCGGTCTCTATGTGCAGACCTTTGCCGCCAACTACCCGGATGAGGTCGCCGGCATGGTGCTTATCGATTCAACGAACCGGGCACCGGCGGCTGTGTCCCGGCCGGTTGCCGTCCGCGGGGGGTACAACCTCCTTGGCCGGGTCACGGCCTTCATCTCAATAGTGGGCCGGGTCGGTTTGCTGCGCCTGTATGCACCTTTCGAGGATGTCAACAGCCTCCCACCACAGCAACGGGACGAAATCCGCGCCAATATCGCTGACCCAGGCAACATGCGCAGCACTCTTGACGAGTACGTACAAGCGAACACCTCGATGGAAGAAGCCGCATCGCTGCAGGATTTTGCGGGCAAGCCCCTTGTCGTCCTTACAGCGGGCGTCGGCAATGACGCCAAGCACGAGGCGTCGCAGAACGGCTTGGCCACGCTGTCCACCAACAGCCTTCACAAAACCATCGATTTTGCGTCCCATGAATCGCTCGTCGCCGAACCTGACGCCGCAGCAATCACCACCCAGGCAATCCTGGACGTCGTCGGTTCGGTAAGGACTGCGGCGCCCTTGGCAAAGTGA
- a CDS encoding cupin domain-containing protein → MAKDPVQTNPENYRVAFENERVRVLEYSTLLGTRRPSTATPALSGRGGGTAGTEHLLIDELGGEVAKPEFEFTPTSSVEFTPCTPHIEGLSEAVLARDDRNGCVTRILKFEPGTDTSPNGVLVHDFWEEVFIFEGSFVDQRLNRTFNTGDWATRPPGMKHGPWVSATGAKMFEVRYYQNTDSHPDEVGPLQDRASE, encoded by the coding sequence ATGGCGAAGGATCCTGTCCAGACGAACCCGGAGAATTACCGCGTCGCGTTTGAAAACGAACGCGTGCGCGTGCTTGAGTACTCGACTCTCCTGGGCACTCGACGACCGAGCACAGCCACCCCGGCCCTCTCCGGGCGGGGCGGCGGAACAGCTGGGACCGAGCATCTCCTAATTGATGAACTTGGAGGCGAAGTGGCAAAACCCGAATTTGAGTTCACTCCAACGTCATCGGTGGAGTTCACGCCCTGCACACCACACATTGAAGGGCTTTCGGAAGCGGTCCTGGCGCGTGATGACAGGAACGGCTGTGTCACCCGCATCCTGAAGTTTGAGCCGGGAACCGATACGTCACCAAACGGTGTCCTGGTCCATGACTTTTGGGAAGAGGTATTCATCTTCGAAGGTTCATTCGTCGACCAGCGCCTGAACCGCACTTTCAACACGGGAGACTGGGCTACCCGCCCGCCGGGCATGAAGCATGGCCCCTGGGTCTCGGCAACCGGCGCCAAAATGTTCGAAGTCCGCTATTACCAAAACACTGACAGCCATCCGGACGAAGTCGGGCCCCTCCAGGACCGGGCATCGGAGTAA
- a CDS encoding AAA family ATPase yields the protein MAPSRHPLDDLRETIGHLADQLKLPGSERVDDLVGDLIGARPGPARPLSEVQAELDALVGLETVKEQVRALVALLQVQARRKAHGLPEVATSQHLVFLGNPGTGKTTVARLLAEMYRAVGLLQKGHLVEVDRSGLVGQYVGATALKTDRVIRRALDGVLFIDEAYALAPEDGRMDFGPEAIEVLLKRMEDHRHRLVVIVAGYPRLMESFLLSNPGLRSRFAREITFPDYSVDALQMIFHQMLAQHEYRLEPGADQVLRRIFTGLHAGEDSGNARFARTLFEQALNRQALRLSLDEEQSLDALDREAVMTLTGDDIVEAALALGEEPEPEPTPEPEQPRWWRWFV from the coding sequence ATGGCTCCCAGCCGCCACCCGCTCGACGACCTGCGCGAAACCATCGGCCACCTGGCCGATCAGCTCAAGCTGCCCGGTTCAGAGCGCGTGGACGACCTGGTCGGCGATCTCATCGGTGCGAGGCCCGGGCCGGCACGGCCGCTGTCCGAGGTGCAGGCCGAGCTCGACGCGTTGGTGGGACTGGAAACCGTGAAGGAACAGGTGCGGGCCCTCGTCGCGCTGCTCCAGGTCCAGGCCCGCCGAAAGGCGCATGGCCTGCCGGAGGTGGCCACCTCACAGCATCTGGTATTCCTCGGAAACCCGGGCACAGGCAAGACCACCGTGGCGCGGCTCCTGGCCGAGATGTACCGCGCGGTGGGACTGTTGCAGAAAGGCCACCTGGTTGAGGTCGACCGTTCGGGCCTGGTGGGGCAGTACGTCGGCGCGACCGCCCTCAAGACGGACCGGGTGATCCGGCGAGCGCTGGACGGTGTCCTGTTCATCGACGAGGCGTACGCGCTGGCACCGGAGGACGGCCGGATGGACTTCGGCCCCGAGGCGATCGAGGTCCTGCTCAAGCGGATGGAGGACCACCGCCACCGCCTGGTGGTGATCGTGGCCGGGTACCCCCGGCTGATGGAATCCTTCCTGCTCTCGAACCCCGGCCTGCGCTCCCGGTTTGCCCGTGAGATCACTTTTCCCGACTATTCCGTCGACGCCCTCCAGATGATCTTCCACCAGATGCTGGCCCAGCACGAGTACAGGCTGGAGCCGGGGGCGGACCAGGTGCTGCGCCGCATCTTCACAGGGCTCCACGCGGGCGAGGACTCCGGCAACGCCCGTTTCGCCCGCACCCTGTTCGAGCAGGCGCTCAACCGCCAGGCGCTGCGACTGTCGCTCGACGAGGAACAAAGCCTCGATGCGCTCGATCGTGAGGCCGTCATGACGCTCACCGGGGACGACATCGTCGAAGCCGCGCTAGCTCTAGGCGAGGAACCTGAACCGGAACCGACGCCGGAACCGGAGCAGCCACGCTGGTGGCGCTGGTTCGTCTGA
- a CDS encoding PspA/IM30 family protein has translation MKQSIFARVAQLAKANLNALLDSAEDPQKMLDQMVRDYSENIREAESAIAQTIGNLRMAEEDQARAVNDAKTWGSKAIAASKKADEFRAAGNSVDADKFDALAKVAIGRQMTAESTAKAQEPNLAAQNQVVDKLKQGLDQMRGKLGELTAKRNELVNRSRVAAAQSRVHDALKALDAGDPTSAIGRYEENIRRQEATVRGQQELAASSLDAQFASLEDLGEQTEVEARLAALKSMDRKAIDY, from the coding sequence GTGAAGCAGAGTATTTTCGCCCGTGTCGCCCAGCTGGCCAAGGCCAACCTGAACGCCCTCCTGGACTCTGCGGAAGACCCGCAGAAGATGCTGGACCAGATGGTCCGGGACTACTCGGAGAACATCCGCGAAGCCGAGTCCGCGATCGCGCAGACCATCGGCAACCTCCGGATGGCCGAGGAAGACCAGGCCCGCGCCGTGAACGACGCCAAGACCTGGGGCAGTAAGGCGATCGCCGCCTCGAAGAAGGCCGACGAGTTCCGGGCAGCCGGGAACAGCGTGGACGCCGACAAGTTCGATGCCCTGGCCAAGGTCGCCATCGGCCGGCAGATGACCGCTGAATCTACCGCCAAGGCCCAGGAACCGAACCTGGCCGCGCAGAACCAGGTCGTCGACAAGCTCAAGCAGGGCCTGGACCAGATGCGCGGCAAGCTCGGGGAGCTGACCGCCAAGCGGAACGAACTGGTCAACCGTTCACGGGTCGCCGCCGCCCAGTCCCGGGTCCATGATGCGCTCAAGGCCCTTGACGCCGGCGACCCGACCTCGGCCATCGGCCGGTACGAGGAGAACATCCGCCGGCAGGAGGCCACGGTCCGCGGCCAGCAGGAACTCGCCGCCTCATCCCTGGACGCGCAGTTCGCGTCCCTGGAAGACCTCGGCGAGCAGACCGAAGTGGAAGCACGGCTCGCCGCCCTCAAGTCCATGGACCGGAAAGCCATCGACTACTAA
- a CDS encoding M20/M25/M40 family metallo-hydrolase, producing MPDVLPEDEVVRICQELIRIDTSNYGDGSGPGERAAAEYAAGLIEEVGLEAEIFESAPGRANVVTRMAGEDPSASALVVHGHLDVVPALRDQWSVDPFGAELKDGLIWGRGAVDMKDMDAMILSVLRNFAREGRKPKRDIIFAFFADEEAGGVYGARYAVDNRPELFEGATEAISEVGGFSATIGGQRTYLLQTAEKGISWLRLVAHGRAGHGSQINTDNAVTRLAGAVTRIGEYKWPIELTPTTRQFLDGVTELTGVEFDADNPDLLLNQLGTVARFVGATLQNTTNPTLLKGGYKHNVIPESAEALVDCRTLPGQEQQVLEIVRELAGNGVDVSYVHNDVSLEVPFAGNLVDSMIDALHKEDPGAKVLPYTLSGGTDNKSLSRLGITGYGFAPLMLPDELDFTGMFHGVDERVPADSLKFGARVLNTLLTNY from the coding sequence ATGCCTGACGTCCTGCCCGAGGATGAAGTTGTCCGGATCTGCCAAGAACTCATCCGGATCGACACCTCCAACTACGGTGACGGGTCAGGACCGGGGGAGCGCGCCGCAGCAGAATATGCCGCAGGACTCATCGAGGAAGTGGGACTGGAGGCGGAGATCTTCGAATCCGCCCCCGGCAGGGCCAACGTTGTGACCAGGATGGCAGGGGAGGACCCCTCCGCCAGCGCCCTGGTGGTCCACGGCCACCTGGACGTCGTCCCGGCACTGCGGGACCAGTGGTCTGTGGACCCGTTTGGCGCGGAACTGAAGGATGGCCTCATCTGGGGGCGCGGCGCCGTCGACATGAAGGACATGGACGCCATGATCCTTTCAGTCCTGCGGAACTTCGCCAGGGAAGGCAGGAAGCCCAAGCGGGACATCATCTTTGCGTTCTTCGCTGACGAGGAAGCCGGCGGCGTCTACGGCGCGCGCTATGCCGTGGACAACCGCCCGGAACTTTTCGAGGGCGCCACCGAGGCCATTTCGGAGGTGGGCGGCTTCTCGGCAACTATCGGCGGGCAGCGGACGTACCTGCTGCAGACGGCGGAGAAGGGCATCTCGTGGCTCCGGCTCGTTGCACACGGACGGGCAGGCCACGGCTCGCAGATCAACACGGACAACGCCGTGACGCGCCTGGCGGGCGCCGTAACGCGCATCGGCGAGTACAAGTGGCCCATCGAGCTCACGCCCACCACCCGGCAGTTCCTTGACGGCGTGACAGAACTCACGGGCGTCGAGTTCGACGCCGACAATCCGGACCTCCTGCTCAACCAGCTTGGCACCGTGGCCCGGTTCGTCGGGGCCACCTTGCAGAACACCACGAACCCGACGCTCCTCAAGGGCGGATACAAGCACAACGTCATCCCCGAGTCTGCCGAAGCCCTGGTTGATTGCCGCACCCTGCCCGGCCAGGAACAGCAGGTACTCGAAATCGTGCGCGAACTCGCCGGCAACGGAGTGGATGTCAGCTACGTCCACAACGACGTCTCCCTTGAGGTCCCGTTCGCAGGCAACCTGGTGGACTCGATGATCGACGCCCTGCACAAAGAGGACCCCGGCGCGAAAGTGTTGCCCTACACGCTTTCGGGCGGCACGGACAACAAGTCACTCAGCCGGCTGGGCATCACCGGCTACGGCTTCGCGCCCCTGATGCTCCCGGACGAGCTGGACTTCACGGGCATGTTCCACGGCGTGGACGAGCGTGTGCCGGCAGACTCCCTCAAGTTCGGCGCCCGGGTGCTGAACACCCTGCTCACCAACTACTAA
- a CDS encoding acyl-CoA dehydrogenase family protein, whose product MAPEDLLPDELLERIRGRAAGYDQDNAFFHEDLRELAAAGYLKLFVPASDGGAGLGLEAAAQCQRRLATAAPATALAVNMHLVWTGVAHVLGARGDHSLAFVLKEAAQGEVFAFGNSEAGNDSVLFDSRTVATPGADGSYSFTGTKIFTSLSPAWTRLGIFGKDASARDGDGELVHGFISRVTPGYRILDDWDTLGMRASQSATTVLDGVTVAPDRIFRKLPVGPNADPLIFAIFACFESLLAAVYTGLGERALAVGVETVKRRTSFKNGGRSYAQDPDIRWKVADAAMVMDNLYPQLRSVTADVDALADHGAQWFPKLVGLKVNATETARRVVDLAIRVSGGSSYFRGSELERLYRDVLAGMFHPSDDESAHNTVANAWLGPLED is encoded by the coding sequence GTGGCTCCAGAGGACCTGCTGCCGGATGAGCTCCTGGAGCGCATCCGGGGCCGCGCCGCAGGGTACGACCAGGACAACGCCTTTTTCCACGAGGACCTGCGGGAGCTTGCGGCGGCAGGGTACCTGAAGCTTTTCGTGCCAGCGTCCGACGGCGGCGCGGGCCTCGGGCTCGAAGCGGCAGCGCAGTGCCAGCGCAGACTGGCAACGGCCGCCCCGGCCACCGCGCTGGCCGTCAACATGCACCTGGTGTGGACCGGCGTCGCGCACGTCCTCGGAGCCCGCGGCGACCATTCCCTGGCCTTCGTCCTCAAGGAAGCCGCGCAGGGCGAGGTCTTCGCGTTCGGCAACTCGGAGGCGGGCAACGATTCCGTCCTCTTTGATTCACGGACGGTGGCCACACCGGGTGCAGATGGAAGCTACTCGTTCACGGGGACCAAGATCTTCACCAGCCTCTCGCCGGCCTGGACCCGGCTGGGAATTTTCGGGAAAGACGCTTCGGCGCGTGACGGGGACGGGGAACTCGTCCACGGGTTCATCAGCCGTGTAACCCCCGGCTACCGGATCCTGGACGACTGGGACACCCTGGGCATGCGGGCAAGCCAGTCCGCCACAACGGTCCTTGACGGTGTGACCGTGGCGCCGGACCGGATCTTCCGGAAGCTGCCTGTCGGCCCCAACGCCGACCCGCTGATTTTCGCGATCTTCGCATGCTTCGAAAGCCTCCTGGCCGCCGTCTACACCGGGTTGGGTGAACGCGCACTGGCCGTGGGCGTGGAGACCGTCAAGCGCCGCACCTCGTTCAAGAACGGCGGACGCAGCTACGCGCAGGACCCCGACATCCGCTGGAAGGTGGCGGACGCTGCCATGGTCATGGACAACCTGTACCCGCAGCTCCGGTCAGTCACGGCCGACGTCGACGCCCTGGCCGACCACGGGGCCCAGTGGTTCCCCAAACTGGTGGGGCTGAAAGTGAACGCCACCGAGACGGCACGACGCGTGGTGGACCTCGCCATCCGCGTCAGCGGGGGATCGAGCTACTTCAGGGGCTCCGAGCTGGAGCGGCTCTACCGGGACGTGCTTGCGGGAATGTTCCACCCCTCCGACGACGAGTCCGCCCACAACACCGTAGCCAACGCCTGGCTGGGCCCGCTGGAAGACTAG
- a CDS encoding DUF5703 family protein: MKEQFLTSSVQRERDYLRQYEYLVLTVSPDDSLPEARRRLVEHSEYGKWELERSKLYVGGGRRFWLRRRVMQVQRTV, translated from the coding sequence ATGAAGGAACAATTTCTCACCAGCTCGGTCCAGCGGGAGCGGGATTATCTGCGGCAGTACGAGTACCTCGTACTGACCGTCAGCCCTGATGATTCCCTGCCGGAGGCACGCCGGCGCCTGGTGGAACACTCCGAATACGGCAAGTGGGAATTGGAACGCAGCAAGCTCTACGTGGGCGGCGGCAGGCGCTTTTGGCTCCGGCGCCGGGTGATGCAGGTCCAGCGGACCGTCTAG
- a CDS encoding aldo/keto reductase — protein MQQRYVGNSGLRVSALSLGTRSWGGETDEQDASELLRTFLDAGGRHVDTSASYAGGGSEVILGSLLGDVVSRTEISISTKAGMTTPDGRRAVDTSRNAMLTGLDASLARLGTDYVDLWFAEAWDGNVPLDETLAALEFAVRTGRARYVGISNFKGWQAAKAAATSSVPLVAVQAEYSFLERTAEAELIPAAEDAGMGLMAWAPLGRGVLTGKYRGGIPGGSRGASASEAAYVEPYLEEKPSRIVDAVCMAANGLGRSPQDVSLSWLLSQQGVATAIVGARTPVQLKEILDVQPAPLPPQIARALEDVSAAF, from the coding sequence ATGCAGCAGCGTTACGTGGGGAACAGTGGATTGCGAGTCTCAGCCCTCTCCCTGGGCACCCGGTCCTGGGGCGGGGAAACTGATGAACAGGACGCGTCGGAGCTGCTGCGTACTTTCCTTGACGCCGGCGGCCGGCACGTGGATACCTCGGCGTCCTACGCGGGCGGGGGCTCGGAGGTGATCCTTGGCTCGCTCCTGGGTGATGTGGTGTCCCGCACGGAGATTTCCATCTCCACCAAAGCGGGGATGACGACGCCGGACGGGCGCCGTGCGGTGGACACGTCACGCAATGCCATGCTCACCGGACTTGACGCGAGCCTGGCCAGGTTGGGCACGGACTATGTGGACCTCTGGTTTGCGGAGGCGTGGGACGGCAACGTTCCCCTCGATGAAACGCTGGCTGCGCTGGAATTTGCCGTACGGACCGGCCGGGCGCGGTACGTCGGAATCTCGAACTTCAAGGGCTGGCAGGCGGCGAAGGCCGCGGCCACCAGCAGCGTGCCGCTGGTGGCTGTCCAGGCCGAATATTCCTTCCTTGAGCGAACAGCGGAGGCGGAACTGATCCCGGCCGCCGAGGATGCCGGGATGGGCCTGATGGCCTGGGCTCCGCTGGGCCGGGGTGTCCTCACCGGGAAGTACCGGGGCGGCATACCCGGCGGATCGCGCGGGGCGTCGGCCAGCGAAGCGGCCTATGTGGAGCCTTACCTCGAGGAGAAGCCGTCGCGCATCGTGGATGCCGTGTGCATGGCTGCCAACGGCCTGGGCCGCAGTCCGCAGGATGTCTCGCTGTCATGGCTGCTGTCACAGCAGGGAGTTGCCACCGCCATTGTCGGCGCCCGCACGCCCGTGCAGTTGAAGGAGATCCTCGACGTCCAGCCCGCACCGCTGCCACCGCAGATTGCACGGGCCCTGGAGGATGTTTCCGCCGCCTTCTAG
- a CDS encoding undecaprenyl-diphosphate phosphatase, with translation MNWFEAALLGLVQGLTEFLPISSSAHLRIVGEFLPNAEDPGAAFTAITQLGTETAVLIFFWRDIVRIVKAWAGSLRGRVPRHDPDARMGWLVILGSLPIIVLGLLFQDQIESVLRSMWIVATMLIVFGLFLAVADAVGAQKRDLTHLTYRHGILYGLAQALALIPGVSRSGGTITAGLLMGYTREAAARYSFLLAIPAVFGSGLYQLYKVVTKEGISGPFGLPETALATVIALVVGYVIIGWFLKFVSTRSYRLFVWYRIFLGLALYLLLGFGVISA, from the coding sequence GTGAACTGGTTTGAAGCGGCCCTGCTGGGCCTAGTGCAGGGACTGACCGAATTTCTACCTATTTCATCGAGCGCACACCTGCGGATCGTGGGGGAATTCCTCCCCAATGCCGAGGACCCGGGCGCGGCCTTTACGGCCATCACCCAGCTCGGCACCGAGACCGCCGTCCTGATCTTTTTCTGGCGCGACATCGTCCGCATCGTCAAAGCCTGGGCAGGATCCCTCAGGGGCAGGGTGCCGCGGCACGATCCTGATGCCCGCATGGGCTGGCTGGTGATCCTGGGCAGCCTGCCCATCATCGTGCTGGGCCTGCTCTTCCAGGACCAGATCGAATCCGTGCTCCGCAGCATGTGGATCGTAGCCACCATGCTGATCGTCTTCGGACTCTTCCTCGCCGTGGCCGACGCCGTGGGCGCCCAGAAACGGGACCTTACCCACCTGACCTACAGACACGGCATCCTCTACGGGCTGGCGCAGGCCCTGGCCCTGATTCCCGGCGTCTCCCGCTCCGGGGGCACCATCACCGCCGGCCTGCTGATGGGCTACACCCGGGAAGCCGCGGCGCGGTACTCATTCCTGCTCGCCATCCCTGCGGTCTTTGGCAGCGGGCTCTACCAGCTGTACAAGGTGGTGACCAAGGAGGGCATCTCCGGCCCGTTCGGCCTGCCGGAAACGGCCCTCGCCACCGTGATCGCGCTGGTGGTGGGCTACGTCATCATCGGCTGGTTCCTGAAGTTCGTGTCCACCCGCAGCTACCGGCTTTTTGTCTGGTACCGGATCTTCCTGGGACTGGCCCTCTACCTCCTCCTCGGTTTCGGCGTCATCAGCGCCTAG
- the mshC gene encoding cysteine--1-D-myo-inosityl 2-amino-2-deoxy-alpha-D-glucopyranoside ligase has product MKSWTSRPVPALPGNMPALRLFDTAAGREVALEPETRPSMYVCGITPYDATHMGHAASYVAFDLLNRVWRDAGSEVSYVQNVTDVDDPLLERAAATGVDWRDLAAEQVELFQTDMEALNVLAPDHYVGAVESIGLIVPEVERLVSLGLAYQVAGTNGEPDGDVYYDVEAAGKQSTAPDAWALGCISHLGESAMLELFAERGGDPGRAGKRQALDPLLWRVERQGEPSWAGGSLGAGRPGWHIECTVIAQKYLPSPFTVQGGGSDLIFPHHEMGAGHAYSLAGVPLARHYAHAGMVGLDGEKMSKSKGNLVLVSKLRAAGEDPAAIRLAILAHHYRSDWSWTDEGFSAAKADLAVWRKALDHAPEGSGQALLAEMREALAADLNAPAAVAAVSRWARSANDGGAAASPADRALIKDAVDALLGIRL; this is encoded by the coding sequence GTGAAATCCTGGACTTCCCGCCCCGTTCCTGCCCTGCCCGGAAACATGCCCGCCCTGCGGCTGTTCGATACCGCGGCAGGCCGCGAAGTGGCGCTGGAACCGGAAACCAGGCCATCCATGTACGTCTGCGGCATCACGCCCTACGACGCAACACATATGGGCCACGCTGCCAGTTATGTGGCCTTTGACCTGCTGAACCGCGTCTGGCGGGACGCCGGCAGCGAGGTCTCCTACGTCCAGAACGTGACGGATGTGGATGACCCCCTGCTGGAACGGGCCGCGGCAACCGGCGTGGACTGGCGGGACCTTGCCGCCGAACAGGTGGAGCTCTTCCAGACAGACATGGAGGCATTGAATGTGCTGGCGCCGGACCACTATGTGGGCGCGGTCGAGTCCATCGGCCTGATTGTGCCCGAGGTGGAAAGGCTGGTCAGCCTGGGCCTGGCGTACCAGGTTGCCGGCACCAACGGGGAACCCGACGGAGATGTCTATTACGACGTCGAAGCGGCCGGCAAGCAGTCAACGGCACCGGACGCCTGGGCCTTGGGATGTATTTCCCACCTGGGTGAAAGCGCCATGCTGGAGCTTTTCGCCGAACGCGGCGGGGATCCCGGCCGTGCCGGGAAGCGGCAGGCCCTTGATCCGCTGCTGTGGCGGGTGGAACGGCAGGGCGAGCCGAGCTGGGCCGGTGGGAGCCTGGGCGCAGGCAGGCCCGGCTGGCATATCGAATGCACCGTCATCGCGCAAAAGTACCTGCCGTCGCCCTTCACGGTGCAGGGTGGCGGCTCGGACCTGATCTTCCCGCACCACGAGATGGGCGCCGGCCATGCCTACTCCCTGGCCGGGGTGCCGCTTGCCCGGCACTACGCCCATGCAGGCATGGTGGGGCTCGACGGAGAGAAGATGAGCAAGTCCAAGGGCAACCTGGTGCTGGTCTCCAAGCTTCGCGCCGCCGGTGAAGACCCGGCAGCCATCCGCCTGGCAATCCTTGCCCACCACTACCGGTCCGACTGGTCCTGGACGGACGAAGGCTTCAGCGCCGCCAAGGCAGACCTGGCAGTCTGGCGGAAGGCACTCGACCACGCTCCGGAGGGTTCGGGCCAGGCCCTGCTGGCCGAAATGCGTGAGGCACTGGCAGCGGACCTCAACGCGCCGGCAGCGGTTGCCGCTGTCTCGCGCTGGGCACGGTCCGCGAACGACGGCGGTGCTGCCGCCAGCCCCGCCGACCGCGCCCTGATTAAGGACGCGGTGGACGCCCTCCTGGGCATCCGGCTCTAA
- a CDS encoding helix-turn-helix domain-containing protein codes for MTKPGNRVYSFELKLNAVQRYISGETRVALAKELELSSPHLIAVWAMQFRAEGEEGLRPKPKGRPRKTPDTPAQQEPELQRLRRENERLRAEVAFLGKVNALRDGEQR; via the coding sequence GTGACCAAACCAGGCAACCGCGTGTATTCATTCGAGCTCAAGCTCAACGCCGTGCAGCGATATATTTCCGGCGAGACCAGGGTCGCACTGGCCAAAGAGCTCGAACTGTCCTCGCCGCATCTGATAGCCGTTTGGGCGATGCAGTTCCGGGCTGAGGGCGAGGAAGGCCTCCGCCCGAAACCTAAAGGCCGCCCAAGGAAGACCCCAGATACCCCTGCGCAGCAGGAACCGGAGCTGCAGCGGCTGCGGCGTGAGAACGAACGCCTGCGTGCAGAGGTTGCCTTCCTGGGAAAAGTAAACGCCTTGAGGGACGGGGAACAGCGCTAA